Genomic DNA from bacterium:
TCTCCCAGATGCCAAAGAAGAGCTTGATCACTGTCACGATCTGCAAGAGCAGGAACAATACAGCGAGGAATCCTCTAAGCCGCCAAGCAAAGTAGGCAAGCGGACCGAAAACCAGGCCCCCGATGAGCGCGCACTTAGCGAATGCAGGCATTTCACGCAAACCCGGGCATAAGCACACGAGCGCCGAAATGCCAGCAGCGTATACCATCGCGAAGCCAAGCAACACAACGCCCACATTTCGAGTTATCTTGAGTTTCCCTATTTCGATTGATGTGCCAGAATCATCTGTGTTCATCGGCGGTTAACCTTCCGGTAGTCCGAAAGCCTCCAGCCACTCCTTCAGTTTACCTATCCTCTTTTCATCCTCCGCCGGGAGATTGAGCGGGCGGCCGCGGGCGTCAATGATGAGCCCCACAACCCCGCCTTCGACCTCAACGGAGTGTGGCTTGCCCTTGCCAAGCCCAATATCGCAGCCCCTTGCCGGGGTGATGGTGACATTCGCCTTCTCGCCGACCCCGAGTGGGATGACTTTCACAGTTCCGAATGGGATGTCGAACCGCTCCTCGTCCATCATTCCGGTTTCTTGGTTGGAAGTTGAACGTTGAACGTTGAACGTTGAACGTTGAATCGCCAGCGTAGCTGCGATTTGCCCTTCTTTGCAGGTGCCGACCGGGCAGATCGCAGTCCCCAGCTTGATGAGGCAGTCGCGGTTGAAGACTTGGAGCGCCGCCTCGGGCATGACTTCGGAGAGTATCCCGAGCTGGGGCATCATGAAAATCGAGTCAACCGCCAGCATCGTGACCCCCTCGGGCTGATAGGCATCCAGCATCATGAGGGCCGCCTGCTCGCGCTTCGGGGCATGGCTCAGGACGCCGCCGCTCCCGACAATCATGTCCAGGTCTATCAGATGAACGAGCGTCTTGCCCGTGCCTTCCTGACTTATCGCGTCGCCAATGGTCCTGGTTTGCTGAACACCCTTCAGCTCGCGGGCGAGGGATTTATGGTGGATGAACGCCAGCCTGAGCGCCTCCCTCGCAACGGCCTGCTCCACATAGAGGTCACGCAGGGTCTGAGGGATGGTCGTCGGGCGGATCATCTTATTTCGAAGCTGGTTTCGGAGCGTCCACTCGTCAATGTCGAATGGGATCCATCGCCGAATATTGGCGATCCCTGCCTCGGCGAGGACGTTGCAGATCGAGTAGCTCATGCCCAGGTTCGCGCTCACTGTTCGGGTAAACACTCCGCCAAAGACGGAGAACACGTCGGTCGTCGCGCCGCCGATGTCCACCGCCAGCACGTTCATCTGCTCCTGATCGGCGATTGTCTGGATGATCTTACCGACTGCGTTCGGAGTGGACATGATCCCGGAACTCGTCCAGGTCATGAGTTTGCTGTAGCCGGGCGCCTGCTGCATGACGTGCTGGAGGAACAGCTCGTGGATGGCCTCTCGAGCCGGATAAAGGTTCTCGTGATCGAGGGCGGGTCGGAGGTTGTCCACCACCTTGAGGTCAACTTTGTCGCCGATGACCTGGCGAACCGCCTCGGCGGCCTCCTTGTTGCCGGCATAGATCACCGGGAGCTTGATCCCGATTCCAAGCCTGGGACGAGGGTCGGCCGAGACAAGCATCTCGCCGATCTCGACCAGGTGGGTGACCGTGCCGCCGTCCGTGCCGCCGGAGACCAATATCATGTCCGGGCGAAGCTCTCGGATGCGCTGGACTTTCTCAAATTCTTTGCGGCCGTCGTCAACGGCGATGACGTCAATGATGATCGCGCCTGCGCCCAGGGCCGCTCGCTCGGCGCTCTCGGCGCTCATGGACTTCACGACCCCCGCGACCGTCATCTGCAAGCCGCCGCCCGCGCTGGAGGTAGAGAGGTACATGTCAACACCCTTACCATCTTTCGAGGGAACGATGATCTTCTCCCCATCACCCCCTCGCCCCATCCCCCCATCGGGCAGGATACTCCTGCCCACCAGCTCTTCGACTTCGCGAACCGCATTCAGTACACCCACCGTGACGTCATCGAATGGCGCCTCGACGGTCGTGGGGGCTTCGCCTCGGACGACGA
This window encodes:
- a CDS encoding glutamate mutase L; protein product: MSEVKSILATDCGSTTTKAILIEKQGDEYRLVVRGEAPTTVEAPFDDVTVGVLNAVREVEELVGRSILPDGGMGRGGDGEKIIVPSKDGKGVDMYLSTSSAGGGLQMTVAGVVKSMSAESAERAALGAGAIIIDVIAVDDGRKEFEKVQRIRELRPDMILVSGGTDGGTVTHLVEIGEMLVSADPRPRLGIGIKLPVIYAGNKEAAEAVRQVIGDKVDLKVVDNLRPALDHENLYPAREAIHELFLQHVMQQAPGYSKLMTWTSSGIMSTPNAVGKIIQTIADQEQMNVLAVDIGGATTDVFSVFGGVFTRTVSANLGMSYSICNVLAEAGIANIRRWIPFDIDEWTLRNQLRNKMIRPTTIPQTLRDLYVEQAVAREALRLAFIHHKSLARELKGVQQTRTIGDAISQEGTGKTLVHLIDLDMIVGSGGVLSHAPKREQAALMMLDAYQPEGVTMLAVDSIFMMPQLGILSEVMPEAALQVFNRDCLIKLGTAICPVGTCKEGQIAATLAIQRSTFNVQRSTSNQETGMMDEERFDIPFGTVKVIPLGVGEKANVTITPARGCDIGLGKGKPHSVEVEGGVVGLIIDARGRPLNLPAEDEKRIGKLKEWLEAFGLPEG